One genomic segment of Aquipluma nitroreducens includes these proteins:
- a CDS encoding sialidase family protein yields MKTILVVLFALLASSHCTKSNPTDVNPAKISSVQLTPVRTPVFIGKSDVSLYTLKLRLDEGHEKVFLKKVILNFTPGSQPDCIASLSVVYTGTEIPLFGSSQKNGLKTAIAGTSSMSTGLNLISLNFTLKSDASLTKSFEVQEVELIFSDNQTIKVAPDYKFIYHPALLFRAAGQDRVNTYRIPGLITTGKGTLIAVYDNRYNNSKDLQEDIDIGMSRSTDGGQTWQPMKVIMDMGEYGGRSQQLNGIGDPCVLYDHKTNTIWVAALWMSGSAPDKMLWWASKPGMKPEETGQFILVKSTDDGATWSQPINITSQIKDPAWQLLLQGPGRGITMTDGTLVFPAQFKADLGTKALDGGQFTCHSTIVYSKDQGNTWQIGTGAKSNTTEAQVVELADGSLMLNMRDDRNRKDKGDTNGRAVSTTNDLGKTWTVHPSSNSALPESNCMGSIISADVKINGQSKQVLFFSNPNNKNTRTNMTIKASLDNGLTWSEAYQTELNSAEGYGYSCLTMVDENTIGIVYEGTKELYFQKIPVSDLLVNLVKK; encoded by the coding sequence ATGAAAACTATCCTTGTCGTATTATTCGCTTTGCTTGCCTCTTCTCATTGTACCAAAAGCAATCCAACAGATGTGAATCCTGCAAAAATTTCAAGTGTTCAGCTTACACCTGTGAGAACACCAGTGTTTATCGGTAAAAGTGATGTTTCGCTTTACACTTTGAAACTACGGTTGGATGAGGGTCATGAAAAAGTATTCCTTAAAAAGGTAATCCTGAACTTTACTCCAGGCAGTCAGCCCGACTGTATTGCTTCTCTTTCGGTTGTTTATACCGGAACAGAAATTCCACTTTTCGGAAGTTCACAAAAAAATGGACTCAAAACTGCAATCGCGGGTACTAGTTCAATGTCCACAGGTTTAAACTTGATATCCCTCAACTTTACCTTGAAAAGTGATGCCAGTCTCACTAAAAGTTTCGAGGTACAGGAAGTTGAGCTTATTTTCAGCGACAATCAGACCATAAAAGTCGCTCCTGATTACAAATTTATTTATCACCCTGCTCTACTTTTTCGTGCTGCCGGTCAGGATCGGGTAAATACCTACCGGATACCAGGTTTGATAACCACAGGCAAAGGCACACTGATTGCCGTTTACGACAACCGTTACAACAACAGCAAAGACCTTCAGGAAGATATTGACATTGGCATGAGTCGCAGTACCGATGGGGGACAGACCTGGCAACCCATGAAAGTAATCATGGACATGGGCGAATATGGTGGTCGTTCGCAACAACTGAATGGAATTGGTGATCCCTGCGTGCTTTACGATCACAAGACCAATACAATCTGGGTTGCAGCGCTCTGGATGAGTGGTTCTGCTCCTGATAAAATGCTATGGTGGGCATCCAAACCAGGAATGAAACCTGAAGAAACAGGTCAGTTCATTTTGGTAAAAAGTACCGACGACGGAGCGACCTGGTCGCAACCAATCAATATTACCTCACAAATTAAAGATCCGGCATGGCAGTTGCTTTTGCAAGGCCCTGGTCGCGGAATTACCATGACCGACGGAACATTGGTTTTCCCTGCACAGTTCAAAGCTGATTTGGGAACAAAAGCGCTAGATGGAGGACAATTTACCTGTCACTCAACCATTGTTTACAGCAAAGATCAGGGAAATACCTGGCAAATTGGTACCGGCGCAAAATCGAATACTACCGAGGCTCAGGTGGTTGAGCTTGCTGACGGGAGCCTGATGCTGAACATGCGCGACGACCGTAATCGAAAAGACAAAGGCGATACCAACGGCAGGGCTGTTTCCACTACCAATGATTTGGGCAAAACATGGACTGTCCACCCTTCCTCGAATTCTGCATTGCCCGAATCCAATTGCATGGGCAGTATTATTTCTGCCGATGTGAAAATAAATGGCCAAAGTAAGCAAGTACTTTTCTTCTCCAATCCTAACAATAAGAATACCCGCACGAACATGACCATTAAAGCCAGCTTGGACAATGGTTTGACCTGGTCCGAAGCTTATCAGACAGAACTGAATTCGGCTGAAGGTTATGGTTATTCCTGCTTAACAATGGTTGACGAAAATACCATCGGCATCGTTTATGAAGGAACTAAAGAACTTTATTTTCAGAAAATACCAGTTTCTGACTTGTTGGTAAATCTGGTTAAGAAATAA